A genomic region of Thunnus albacares chromosome 4, fThuAlb1.1, whole genome shotgun sequence contains the following coding sequences:
- the camk1ga gene encoding calcium/calmodulin-dependent protein kinase IGa translates to MGRKEIICSWKKSINNIKDVFDFKGKMGSGSFSEVFMVREKNTGKLYALKCLKKKHLAHSNLENEINVLRRIKHENVVGLEDFYESRTHYYLVMQLVSGGELFDRILDKGVFTEKDASTVIKQVLQAVSYLHENSIVHRDLKPENLLYYNTDENAKIMVSDFGLSKTLEHGVMSTACGTPGYVAPEVLAQKPYSKTVDCWSIGVITYILLSGYPPFFEDNETRLFSKIMRAEYAFHSPFWDDISESAKDFIRHMMEKNPTKRFTTEQALRHPWIAEDTAKDVDIYQSICEQMERNFAKSRWKQAFNAASAINHMKKLQLSHSEPSPSPLSLPNITVQSSSQNDLEVLGPCHDEAHTLDPNGNPVHVVSHVSCSNPEPDRSLCPPLRGHSEPGHTLAIKEPREVQSFRSESDAHFRPSKSLDAVAQRKDQPLQSGVCSVM, encoded by the exons ATGGGGCGTAAGGAGATCATCTGCAGCTGGAAGAAAAGCATCAATAACATTAAAGATGTCTTTGACTTCAAGGGGAAGATGGGATC GGGCTCTTTTTCCGAGGTTTTTATGGTGAGAGAGAAGAACACAGGGAAACTGTACGCTCTGAAATGTCTGAAGAAAAAACACCTCGCTCATAGCAACCTGGAAAATGAAATCAATGTACTGAggag GATAAAGCATGAGAATGTGGTGGGACTGGAGGATTTCTACGAGAGTCGAACACACTATTACCTGGTCATGCAACT ggtgtCAGGTGGGGAGCTATTTGATCGCATTTTAGACAAGGGTGTTTTCACCGAGAAGGACGCCAGCACAGTGATCAAACAGGTGCTGCAGGCTGTCAGCTACCTGCACGAAAACAGCATCGTACACAGGGACCTGaag CCTGAAAACCTGCTGTACTATAACACAGATGAGAATGCTAAGATCATGGTCAGTGACTTTGGTCTGTCTAAGACACTGGAGCATGGTGTGATGTCCACTGCCTGTGGTACACCAGGATATGTTG CCCCAGAGGTTTTGGCCCAGAAACCCTACAGCAAAACAGTGGACTGCTGGTCCATTGGAGTTATCACTTATATCCT GCTGAGTGGCTACCCTCCATTCTTTGAAGATAATGAGACTCGTCTGTTTTCAAAGATCATGAGAGCAGAGTACGCCTTTCATTCACCATTCTGGGACGACATCTCTGagtcag CCAAAGACTTTATCAGGCATATGATGGAGAAAAACCCCACAAAACGATTCACCACCGAACAGGCACTCAGACACCCctg GATTGCTGAAGACACAGCTAAAGACGTGGACATTTATCAGTCTATCTGTGAACAGATGGAGAGAAACTTTGCCAAATCAAGATGGAAG CAAGCATTCAACGCAGCCTCCGCCATCAACCACATGAAGAAACTGCAGTTGTCCCACAGTGAGCCATCCCCCTCGCCCCTCTCTTTGCCCAACATCACGGTGCAGTCCTCCTCCCAGAATGACCTGGAGGTGCTGGGACCCTGCCACGATGAGGCTCACACCCTCGACCCCAACGGAAATCCCGTCCATGTCGTCAGTCATGTCTCCTGCAGTAACCCTGAACCTGACAGGAGTCTCTGTCCACCACTAAGAGGTCACAGTGAGCCTGGCCACACCCTCGCCATCAAGGAGCCAAGAGAAGTCCAGTCCTTCCGCTCAGAGAGTGATGCTCATTTCAGGCCATCCAAGAG cCTGGATGctgtggcacagaggaaggACCAACCACTTCAGTCTGGAGTCTGTTCTGTCATGTGA
- the LOC122980798 gene encoding laminin subunit beta-3-like isoform X2, which yields MRILLLLAAVAAVSQAQTDCSRGACYPPSNDLLLGRAHQLRASSTCGLTGSEVYCTPYQQRRMKCCPCDSRNPNGQLAHTVQDVLSTAGPDRWWQSKKEVNAVTLQLDLNNLFQLDRLTLNFKGPRPSALIIERTLDNGRTWEPALYIAADCQKAFPGVPTSTPLTMDQTYCYTLPPTGNPYQDQIIQFSPLRQYAYVPVPNSQKIEDVTGLTGLRVRLAELGDVPRLPGRALSRFYALKEMRVIGSCMCHGHANRCLPEAYNNAQSNSIQVNPQCDCQHNTAGVNCERCADLYNDLPWRPAEESNTHTCKRCECNNHAQRCHFDEEVYKASGSRSGGVCEGCMHHTTGPKCDQCAPGYQPNPRSRMDRPDACIRCSCSAEGTVNEGRCDDSSGSCQCKVNVEGPRCDRCKRGYYGLSASNPLGCSKCSCSPDGSLSGVCDPVTGQCPCRSHFHGLTCEVCAKGYWKPFQSGRCEPCNCDPTRSLSDTCDQTGQCQCRPGFGGQKCTECPDNTYGDPLIGCRRCLCDAEGTLPEVCDKQTGACLCRQGVTGARCDSCNRGHCDSFPACETCPSCYFTLDAQRQNLSLALERLSPSFPSRPGNGGLGNFGPRILTLETNLNLIRNSISLPPSTARQIDDALSQLDKLRDQVDKVNDDLSPLKRTPGLDSELDKLQGLLDSLRVQYNAKKDAMTNSINPNNAGAFSAIKNAYDESTDAAKKVKASGKTVKESADVREETKDLQNRVQPANTKDLDNLNQNMASKPNLTPVAKQVCGSVRSEPCTPLQCEGGDLCPPEGTPPCEKGERCVGALPLSKRANADAQDVKNRLDKLTGKITDAAEKLQKTQETTNQVRQSSEKLSNKMKKTRDELEDDLKETRDVVKELKDFLSDPSSNLAHIQEVSDWILKAKLPLNLATLKRKLEDLKNLAANLPDSKAVLNEAEPQLDAARKLLQKAQDTRDTALGVKADVDGLLAGFGAVEGSLSDLEDRLQDSMDLMDTLNDNLTKAKDQLSPAEKTLDDVSTLMKPMKPQLDELKDLLQRGGQQAQEAQDNADKAEDEAADANEDLLSLQKQLDRLKDKAATSGSGGEAGPVGDRLAKLRQDAGALANTTENMMKSLEGKADSLRSLQGEILQKSSKLEGLDAKLKDLLAKLRKKAHDLTVCQG from the exons agGAGGATGAAGTGCTGTCCATGTGACTCCAGGAACCCAAACGGTCAGCTGGCCCACACTGTCCAGGATGTCCTGTCCACTGCCGGACCAGACAGATGGTGGCAGTCTAAGAAAG AGGTGAATGCAGTCACTCTCCAGTTGGACCTCAACAATCTGTTCCAGCTTGACAGACTGACACTGAACTTCAAG GGTCCTCGTCCCAGTGCTTTGATTATAGAGAGGACACTTGATAATGGCAGGACATGGGAACCCGCCCTCTACATTGCTGCAGACTGTCAAAAAGCATTCCCTGGTGTCCCCACTTCAACACCTCTTACCATGGACCAGACTTACTGCTACACTCTGCCCCCTACTGGAAACCCATACCAAGATCAGATA ATCCAGTTCAGTCCTTTGCGTCAGTACGCTTATGTCCCAGTTCCCAACAGCCAGAAGATTGAAG ATGTGACTGGCTTGACGGGGTTGAGGGTGAGGCTGGCAGAGCTGGGTGATGTGCCACGTCTACCAGGCAGAGCTCTCAGTAGGTTTTACGCCCTTAAGGAGATGAGGGTGATTGGCAGCTGTATGTGCCATGGACATGCCAACCGATGCCTACCAGAAGCCTACAACAACGCTCAGTCCAACAGCATACAG GTGAACCCTCAGTGTGACTGCCAGCATAACACAGCAGGTGTGAACTGTGAGCGCTGTGCTGATCTCTACAATGATCTGCCCTGGAGACCTGCAGAGGAGAGCAACACTCATACCTGCAAAC GCTGTGAGTGTAACAACCACGCCCAACGCTGTCATTTTGACGAGGAGGTGTACAAGGCCAGTGGCTCAAGgagcggaggtgtgtgtgaAGGTTGTATGCACCACACTACAGGGCCAAAGTGTGACCAGTGTGCCCCAGGCTACCAACCAAACCCCCGCAGCCGAATGGATCGTCCTGATGCCTGCATAC GCTGTAGCTGCAGTGCGGAGGGGACAGTGAATGAGGGCCGGTGTGACGATAGCTCAGGCTCATGTCAGTGTAAAGTGAACGTGGAAGGCCCCCGCTGTGACCGCTGCAAGAGAGGCTACTACGGCCTGAGCGCTTCTAACCCTCTAGGCTGCTCCA AGTGCTCCTGTTCTCCAGACGGGTCACTGTCAGGTGTTTGTGACCCAGTGACCGGCCAGTGTCCCTGTCGGTCCCACTTCCACGGCCTGACCTGTGAGGTGTGTGCAAAAGGCTACTGGAAACCATTCCAGTCAGGACGATGTGAGCCTTGCAACTGTGACCCCACCAGGTCCCTCAGTGATACCTGCGACCAG ACGGGTCAGTGTCAGTGTAGACCAGGCTTTGGAGGCCAAAAATGTACCGAGTGCCCAGACAACACATACGGAGACCCTCTCATTGGCTGCCGGC GGTGTCTGTGTGATGCTGAAGGAACCCTTCCAGAAGTTTGTGACAAGCAGACAGGAGCCTGTCTATGTCGGCAGGGTGTCACCGGGGCTCGCTGTGACTCCTGCAATCGAGGACACTGTGACTCCTTCCCTGCCTGTGAAACATGTCCCTCCTGCTACTTCACCCTGGATGCCCAGCGTCAGAACCTCAGCTTAGCTTTGGAGAGACTCTCCCCGAGCTTCCCTTCTCGTCCAGGTAATGGTGGTCTTGGAAACTTTGGGCCACGCATCCTCACCCTGGAGACCAACCTGAACCTGATCCGGAACTCAATCTCCCTTCCACCCAGTACTGCCAGACAGATTGATGATGCTCTGTCCCAGCTGGACAAGCTCAG GGACCAGGTGGACAAGGTTAACGACGATCTTTCACCCCTGAAAAGAACACCCGGTCTGGACTCAGAGCTGGACAAACTGCAGGGTCTGCTGGACAGCCTCCGTGTGCAGTACAATGCCAAGAAAGATGCCATGACGAACTCCATCAATCCCAATAATGCAG GAGCATTCTCTGCCATCAAGAATGCCTATGATGAGTCTACAGATGCAGCTAAGAAAGTAAAGGCCAGCggaaaaacagtgaaagagtCAGCTGATGTCAGAGAGGAGACTAAGGACCTTCAGAACCGAGTACAACCAGCTAACACCAAAGATCTGGACAATCTGAACCAAAACATGGCCTCCAAACCTAACCTCACCCCTGTGGCCAAACAG GTATGTGGCAGTGTTCGCTCAGAGCCCTGCACCCCACTCCAGTGTGAGGGTGGGGACTTGTGTCCACCGGAGGGAACACCACCTTGTGAAAAGGGAGAAAGGTGTGTGGGTGCCCTGCCTCTCAGCAAGAGGGCAAACGCTGATGCTCAGGATGTGAAAAACCGACTGGACAAGCTGACCGGCAAAATCACAGATGCTGCAGAGAAG ctccaaaaaacacaagagacaaCCAATCAGGTGAGACAGTCTTCAGAGAAGCTGTCCAATAAGATGAAGAAGACCAGAGACGAACTGGAAGATGACTTAAAAGAGACGCGTGACGTTGTGAAAGAGCTCAAAGACTTCCTGTCAG ACCCGTCCTCCAACCTGGCCCACATCCAGGAGGTGAGCGACTGGATCCTGAAAGCCAAACTGCCCCTCAACCTGGCCACTCTGAAGAGGAAGCTGGAGGACCTCAAGAATCTGGCAGCCAATCTACCAGACAGCAAGGCCGTGTTGAATGAGGCCGAGCCACAGCTGGATGCAGCCAGGAAACTGCTGCAGAAAGCCCAGGACACCAG GGACACGGCACTGGGGGTAAAGGCTGATGTGGATGGGCTTCTGGCAGGCTTCGGTGCAGTGGAGGGCTCCCTCTCTGACCTGGAGGACAGACTGCAGGACAGCATGGATCTCATGGACACTCTGAACGACAACCTGACTAAG GCCAAAGACCAGCTGAGCCCTGCAGAGAAGACTCTGGATGATGTATCAACACTGATGAAGCCAATGAAACCCCAGCTGGACGAGCTCAAAGACCTGCTGCAGCGTGGAGGCCAGCAGGCTCAGGAAGCACAGGACAATGCAGACAAAGCTGAAGATGAAGCAGCTGACGCAAATGAG gacCTGTTGTCATTGCAGAAGCAGCTGGATCGTCTTAAAGATAAGGCTGCTACCAGTGGGTCTGGTGGGGAGGCGGGGCCAGTGGGGGATCGACTAGCAAAGCTGCGGCAGGATGCTGGAGCTCTGGCCAACaccactgaaaacatgatgaagTCTCTGGAAG GTAAAGCAGATTCCCTGAGGTCGCTGCAGGGTGAGATCCTTCAGAAGTCATCAAAGCTTGAAGGACTTGATGCCAAGCTTAAAGACCTTTTAGCAAAACTTCGAAAGAAAGCCCACGACCTCACCGTCTGCCAGGGCTGA
- the LOC122980798 gene encoding laminin subunit beta-3-like isoform X1, whose protein sequence is MRILLLLAAVAAVSQAQTDCSRGACYPPSNDLLLGRAHQLRASSTCGLTGSEVYCTPYQQRRMKCCPCDSRNPNGQLAHTVQDVLSTAGPDRWWQSKKEVNAVTLQLDLNNLFQLDRLTLNFKGPRPSALIIERTLDNGRTWEPALYIAADCQKAFPGVPTSTPLTMDQTYCYTLPPTGNPYQDQIIQFSPLRQYAYVPVPNSQKIEDVTGLTGLRVRLAELGDVPRLPGRALSRFYALKEMRVIGSCMCHGHANRCLPEAYNNAQSNSIQVNPQCDCQHNTAGVNCERCADLYNDLPWRPAEESNTHTCKRCECNNHAQRCHFDEEVYKASGSRSGGVCEGCMHHTTGPKCDQCAPGYQPNPRSRMDRPDACIRCSCSAEGTVNEGRCDDSSGSCQCKVNVEGPRCDRCKRGYYGLSASNPLGCSKCSCSPDGSLSGVCDPVTGQCPCRSHFHGLTCEVCAKGYWKPFQSGRCEPCNCDPTRSLSDTCDQQTGQCQCRPGFGGQKCTECPDNTYGDPLIGCRRCLCDAEGTLPEVCDKQTGACLCRQGVTGARCDSCNRGHCDSFPACETCPSCYFTLDAQRQNLSLALERLSPSFPSRPGNGGLGNFGPRILTLETNLNLIRNSISLPPSTARQIDDALSQLDKLRDQVDKVNDDLSPLKRTPGLDSELDKLQGLLDSLRVQYNAKKDAMTNSINPNNAGAFSAIKNAYDESTDAAKKVKASGKTVKESADVREETKDLQNRVQPANTKDLDNLNQNMASKPNLTPVAKQVCGSVRSEPCTPLQCEGGDLCPPEGTPPCEKGERCVGALPLSKRANADAQDVKNRLDKLTGKITDAAEKLQKTQETTNQVRQSSEKLSNKMKKTRDELEDDLKETRDVVKELKDFLSDPSSNLAHIQEVSDWILKAKLPLNLATLKRKLEDLKNLAANLPDSKAVLNEAEPQLDAARKLLQKAQDTRDTALGVKADVDGLLAGFGAVEGSLSDLEDRLQDSMDLMDTLNDNLTKAKDQLSPAEKTLDDVSTLMKPMKPQLDELKDLLQRGGQQAQEAQDNADKAEDEAADANEDLLSLQKQLDRLKDKAATSGSGGEAGPVGDRLAKLRQDAGALANTTENMMKSLEGKADSLRSLQGEILQKSSKLEGLDAKLKDLLAKLRKKAHDLTVCQG, encoded by the exons agGAGGATGAAGTGCTGTCCATGTGACTCCAGGAACCCAAACGGTCAGCTGGCCCACACTGTCCAGGATGTCCTGTCCACTGCCGGACCAGACAGATGGTGGCAGTCTAAGAAAG AGGTGAATGCAGTCACTCTCCAGTTGGACCTCAACAATCTGTTCCAGCTTGACAGACTGACACTGAACTTCAAG GGTCCTCGTCCCAGTGCTTTGATTATAGAGAGGACACTTGATAATGGCAGGACATGGGAACCCGCCCTCTACATTGCTGCAGACTGTCAAAAAGCATTCCCTGGTGTCCCCACTTCAACACCTCTTACCATGGACCAGACTTACTGCTACACTCTGCCCCCTACTGGAAACCCATACCAAGATCAGATA ATCCAGTTCAGTCCTTTGCGTCAGTACGCTTATGTCCCAGTTCCCAACAGCCAGAAGATTGAAG ATGTGACTGGCTTGACGGGGTTGAGGGTGAGGCTGGCAGAGCTGGGTGATGTGCCACGTCTACCAGGCAGAGCTCTCAGTAGGTTTTACGCCCTTAAGGAGATGAGGGTGATTGGCAGCTGTATGTGCCATGGACATGCCAACCGATGCCTACCAGAAGCCTACAACAACGCTCAGTCCAACAGCATACAG GTGAACCCTCAGTGTGACTGCCAGCATAACACAGCAGGTGTGAACTGTGAGCGCTGTGCTGATCTCTACAATGATCTGCCCTGGAGACCTGCAGAGGAGAGCAACACTCATACCTGCAAAC GCTGTGAGTGTAACAACCACGCCCAACGCTGTCATTTTGACGAGGAGGTGTACAAGGCCAGTGGCTCAAGgagcggaggtgtgtgtgaAGGTTGTATGCACCACACTACAGGGCCAAAGTGTGACCAGTGTGCCCCAGGCTACCAACCAAACCCCCGCAGCCGAATGGATCGTCCTGATGCCTGCATAC GCTGTAGCTGCAGTGCGGAGGGGACAGTGAATGAGGGCCGGTGTGACGATAGCTCAGGCTCATGTCAGTGTAAAGTGAACGTGGAAGGCCCCCGCTGTGACCGCTGCAAGAGAGGCTACTACGGCCTGAGCGCTTCTAACCCTCTAGGCTGCTCCA AGTGCTCCTGTTCTCCAGACGGGTCACTGTCAGGTGTTTGTGACCCAGTGACCGGCCAGTGTCCCTGTCGGTCCCACTTCCACGGCCTGACCTGTGAGGTGTGTGCAAAAGGCTACTGGAAACCATTCCAGTCAGGACGATGTGAGCCTTGCAACTGTGACCCCACCAGGTCCCTCAGTGATACCTGCGACCAG CAGACGGGTCAGTGTCAGTGTAGACCAGGCTTTGGAGGCCAAAAATGTACCGAGTGCCCAGACAACACATACGGAGACCCTCTCATTGGCTGCCGGC GGTGTCTGTGTGATGCTGAAGGAACCCTTCCAGAAGTTTGTGACAAGCAGACAGGAGCCTGTCTATGTCGGCAGGGTGTCACCGGGGCTCGCTGTGACTCCTGCAATCGAGGACACTGTGACTCCTTCCCTGCCTGTGAAACATGTCCCTCCTGCTACTTCACCCTGGATGCCCAGCGTCAGAACCTCAGCTTAGCTTTGGAGAGACTCTCCCCGAGCTTCCCTTCTCGTCCAGGTAATGGTGGTCTTGGAAACTTTGGGCCACGCATCCTCACCCTGGAGACCAACCTGAACCTGATCCGGAACTCAATCTCCCTTCCACCCAGTACTGCCAGACAGATTGATGATGCTCTGTCCCAGCTGGACAAGCTCAG GGACCAGGTGGACAAGGTTAACGACGATCTTTCACCCCTGAAAAGAACACCCGGTCTGGACTCAGAGCTGGACAAACTGCAGGGTCTGCTGGACAGCCTCCGTGTGCAGTACAATGCCAAGAAAGATGCCATGACGAACTCCATCAATCCCAATAATGCAG GAGCATTCTCTGCCATCAAGAATGCCTATGATGAGTCTACAGATGCAGCTAAGAAAGTAAAGGCCAGCggaaaaacagtgaaagagtCAGCTGATGTCAGAGAGGAGACTAAGGACCTTCAGAACCGAGTACAACCAGCTAACACCAAAGATCTGGACAATCTGAACCAAAACATGGCCTCCAAACCTAACCTCACCCCTGTGGCCAAACAG GTATGTGGCAGTGTTCGCTCAGAGCCCTGCACCCCACTCCAGTGTGAGGGTGGGGACTTGTGTCCACCGGAGGGAACACCACCTTGTGAAAAGGGAGAAAGGTGTGTGGGTGCCCTGCCTCTCAGCAAGAGGGCAAACGCTGATGCTCAGGATGTGAAAAACCGACTGGACAAGCTGACCGGCAAAATCACAGATGCTGCAGAGAAG ctccaaaaaacacaagagacaaCCAATCAGGTGAGACAGTCTTCAGAGAAGCTGTCCAATAAGATGAAGAAGACCAGAGACGAACTGGAAGATGACTTAAAAGAGACGCGTGACGTTGTGAAAGAGCTCAAAGACTTCCTGTCAG ACCCGTCCTCCAACCTGGCCCACATCCAGGAGGTGAGCGACTGGATCCTGAAAGCCAAACTGCCCCTCAACCTGGCCACTCTGAAGAGGAAGCTGGAGGACCTCAAGAATCTGGCAGCCAATCTACCAGACAGCAAGGCCGTGTTGAATGAGGCCGAGCCACAGCTGGATGCAGCCAGGAAACTGCTGCAGAAAGCCCAGGACACCAG GGACACGGCACTGGGGGTAAAGGCTGATGTGGATGGGCTTCTGGCAGGCTTCGGTGCAGTGGAGGGCTCCCTCTCTGACCTGGAGGACAGACTGCAGGACAGCATGGATCTCATGGACACTCTGAACGACAACCTGACTAAG GCCAAAGACCAGCTGAGCCCTGCAGAGAAGACTCTGGATGATGTATCAACACTGATGAAGCCAATGAAACCCCAGCTGGACGAGCTCAAAGACCTGCTGCAGCGTGGAGGCCAGCAGGCTCAGGAAGCACAGGACAATGCAGACAAAGCTGAAGATGAAGCAGCTGACGCAAATGAG gacCTGTTGTCATTGCAGAAGCAGCTGGATCGTCTTAAAGATAAGGCTGCTACCAGTGGGTCTGGTGGGGAGGCGGGGCCAGTGGGGGATCGACTAGCAAAGCTGCGGCAGGATGCTGGAGCTCTGGCCAACaccactgaaaacatgatgaagTCTCTGGAAG GTAAAGCAGATTCCCTGAGGTCGCTGCAGGGTGAGATCCTTCAGAAGTCATCAAAGCTTGAAGGACTTGATGCCAAGCTTAAAGACCTTTTAGCAAAACTTCGAAAGAAAGCCCACGACCTCACCGTCTGCCAGGGCTGA